The following proteins are co-located in the Labrys monachus genome:
- the urtB gene encoding urea ABC transporter permease subunit UrtB — protein MDLGSLLNALILGVSIASIWLIAALGLTIIYGTAGVINMAHGELIMLGAYSSYMLQFYLGLPYLLCLPASFVIVGLVLERCLIRYLYNRPLDTLLATYGVSLVLMQGVRLLFGSDPKYLAVPEIFQSNVMLGSVSISVFRVVVLLVTTLLVLALWLLFYKTRFGVQVRAVMQNKEMAASFGINSGRIYMMTFALGAGLAGVAGALFGVLAIVLPTMGASYVVQAFLMVVVGGGSLAGSVVASGATGELQSVFAFFTNDTLARFIIFVLIVVFLRFRPQGLFAQAGARR, from the coding sequence ATGGATCTGGGTTCGCTTCTGAATGCGCTCATCCTCGGGGTGAGCATCGCCAGCATCTGGTTGATCGCCGCGCTTGGCTTGACGATCATCTACGGCACGGCCGGCGTCATCAACATGGCGCATGGCGAGCTGATCATGCTCGGCGCCTACAGCTCCTACATGCTGCAGTTCTACCTCGGATTGCCGTATCTGCTGTGCCTGCCGGCCTCCTTCGTCATCGTCGGACTGGTGCTGGAGCGCTGCCTGATCCGCTATCTCTACAATCGCCCGCTCGACACGCTGCTGGCGACCTACGGCGTCTCGCTGGTGCTGATGCAGGGTGTTCGCCTGCTCTTCGGCAGCGATCCGAAATATCTGGCCGTGCCGGAAATCTTCCAGAGCAACGTGATGCTGGGCTCCGTCTCCATTTCGGTATTCCGCGTCGTCGTCCTGCTGGTGACGACGCTGCTCGTACTGGCCCTCTGGCTCCTGTTCTACAAGACGCGATTTGGCGTGCAGGTGCGCGCCGTGATGCAGAACAAGGAGATGGCGGCGTCCTTCGGCATCAATTCCGGCCGCATCTATATGATGACCTTCGCGCTCGGCGCAGGACTGGCCGGTGTCGCCGGCGCGCTCTTCGGCGTCCTGGCGATCGTCTTGCCCACGATGGGGGCGAGCTATGTCGTGCAGGCGTTCCTCATGGTGGTCGTCGGCGGCGGCTCGCTGGCGGGAAGCGTGGTGGCGAGCGGTGCGACCGGCGAACTCCAGTCGGTGTTCGCCTTCTTCACCAACGACACCTTGGCCCGCTTCATCATCTTCGTGCTGATCGTGGTCTTCCTGCGGTTCCGTCCGCAAGGCCTGTTCGCACAGGCAGGAGCCCGGCGATGA
- a CDS encoding transporter substrate-binding domain-containing protein, with the protein MKITRRNILKTTVAASVTLAMPHLWLPKSGEAWGATLKKGEPIKVGLLFSLTGSLAVPEEDSTLVMQYAIDEINKAGGVAGVPIEPVIVDAKSDFSVYSEKAKELILRDKVIAIFGCYTSASRKAILPTVMQRDHLLYYPTCYEGAECTQNTICTGPLANQHSQDLIPFMVQQFGKRVFFVGSNYVWPKESNKNAKVWLEKAGGELLGEEYIPLGSSEFGPVLNKIRDANPDFIFSTVVGASDIAFHKQFKQEGFKVDKMPIASLTTGEIETRAMGAEFGAGHFLSAPYFQSLDTPTNHKFVESFLKSKYGKNGTTHYNMEETYTSAYVFKAGFEKAAAAVGFENVTPRIIRDHSGGVRVEDDISPEGLVWIDEDNFNTWLKPKIGQCQADGTFKIVKAAEKHVAPNPYSIYPDAGVCTKDGLKAPDGKIRKNVI; encoded by the coding sequence ATGAAGATCACACGCCGTAATATTCTGAAGACGACAGTCGCCGCTTCCGTCACGCTTGCTATGCCTCATCTTTGGCTGCCCAAGTCCGGTGAGGCCTGGGGGGCGACCCTGAAAAAGGGCGAGCCGATCAAAGTCGGCCTTCTGTTCTCGCTGACCGGCTCGCTCGCCGTTCCCGAGGAGGACTCCACGCTCGTCATGCAATACGCCATCGACGAGATCAACAAGGCGGGCGGCGTGGCAGGCGTACCGATCGAGCCTGTGATCGTCGACGCCAAGTCCGACTTCTCCGTCTATTCGGAAAAGGCCAAGGAACTCATCCTGCGCGACAAGGTCATCGCGATCTTCGGCTGCTACACCTCGGCCAGCCGCAAGGCGATCCTGCCGACGGTGATGCAGCGCGACCATCTGCTTTACTATCCGACCTGCTATGAGGGCGCGGAATGCACGCAGAACACGATTTGTACCGGGCCGCTCGCGAACCAGCATTCGCAGGACCTCATCCCCTTCATGGTGCAGCAGTTCGGCAAGCGCGTATTCTTCGTCGGCTCGAACTACGTCTGGCCGAAGGAATCGAACAAGAATGCCAAGGTATGGCTGGAGAAGGCCGGCGGCGAGCTGCTCGGCGAGGAGTATATTCCGCTCGGCAGTTCGGAATTCGGGCCTGTCCTGAACAAGATCCGCGACGCGAATCCTGACTTCATCTTCTCGACGGTCGTCGGCGCGTCCGACATCGCCTTCCACAAGCAGTTCAAGCAGGAAGGCTTCAAGGTCGACAAGATGCCGATCGCCTCGCTGACGACAGGCGAGATCGAGACACGGGCCATGGGCGCGGAATTCGGCGCCGGCCACTTCCTGTCCGCGCCGTATTTCCAGTCGCTCGACACCCCGACCAACCACAAATTCGTCGAAAGCTTCCTGAAGAGCAAATACGGCAAGAACGGCACGACCCACTACAATATGGAGGAGACCTACACCTCCGCCTATGTGTTCAAGGCCGGCTTCGAGAAGGCCGCCGCCGCGGTGGGCTTCGAGAACGTCACCCCCCGCATCATCCGCGACCATTCGGGCGGCGTGCGTGTCGAGGACGACATCTCGCCGGAAGGGCTGGTCTGGATCGACGAAGACAACTTCAACACCTGGCTGAAGCCGAAGATCGGCCAGTGCCAGGCCGACGGCACCTTCAAGATCGTCAAGGCAGCCGAAAAGCACGTCGCCCCCAATCCCTATTCCATCTATCCGGACGCGGGCGTCTGCACCAAGGACGGCCTGAAGGCGCCCGACGGCAAGATTCGCAAGAACGTCATCTGA
- a CDS encoding response regulator — protein MKILIADDHWVVRQSLKQVMRRLRQKLETYEAATFDEAAALLVEHPDIDLMLIDLVMPGFDAFDGLHKLRTKFPEVPVVVVSVHEDVDHVLRSVEQGVIGYVPKSAGGPEIERALERVLAGEVSFPRRIIERSAGASTPKAAPEPVPAASTSTPAAAAAKSAAADELRDELDLLTPRERDVLSLLGRGYSVKRIAEEFELSSQTVRVHLGNAMRKLNIRDRAAAMHYAIGRFSAGESA, from the coding sequence ATGAAAATCCTCATCGCCGATGACCATTGGGTGGTCCGTCAATCGCTGAAGCAGGTCATGCGGCGCCTGCGTCAGAAGCTCGAGACCTATGAAGCGGCAACCTTCGACGAGGCGGCGGCGCTGCTCGTCGAGCATCCGGATATCGATCTGATGCTCATCGATCTGGTCATGCCCGGTTTCGACGCCTTCGACGGTCTGCACAAGCTTCGAACCAAGTTTCCGGAAGTGCCGGTCGTGGTGGTCTCGGTTCATGAGGATGTCGACCACGTGCTGCGCTCCGTGGAGCAGGGCGTGATCGGCTATGTGCCGAAGTCGGCGGGAGGGCCCGAGATCGAACGCGCGCTGGAACGGGTGCTCGCCGGTGAAGTGAGCTTCCCGCGGCGGATCATCGAACGGTCGGCGGGAGCCAGCACTCCGAAGGCGGCTCCCGAGCCTGTTCCCGCCGCGAGCACGAGCACGCCTGCTGCAGCGGCGGCAAAGAGCGCCGCGGCTGATGAACTCCGCGACGAACTCGACCTGTTGACGCCTCGCGAGCGCGACGTGCTCAGCCTGCTTGGCCGCGGTTACTCCGTCAAGCGTATCGCGGAGGAGTTCGAGCTCAGCAGCCAGACGGTGCGCGTGCATCTGGGCAATGCCATGCGCAAGCTCAACATCCGGGACCGGGCCGCCGCGATGCATTATGCCATCGGCCGTTTCAGCGCGGGGGAGTCCGCCTGA
- a CDS encoding ATP-binding protein yields the protein MPSAVSARGSPPEVTDVPGSAKGERLDEIFAGLDVAPLGILIWSSDRRLLYANDRFRRSCDLPVEIGMRFEAFIATMAHSGECVLPTEADMWERGQSAAFGSESSEDYLFATGVVLNVTQAPTASGGMTMSFADVTAVKSNERALQFAKETAEATDEAKSRFLRAANHDLRQPLASLKILIYNCIREEDPEHRSDMLHAMGIATSIMEDLLGALLQIGQLDAGRVQPRITSFQLSQLFERLDVQFRHQAREKGLRLVFVPPRATISTDRALLERILSNFVANAVRFTGIGGIVVGCRREANGLRIEVADTGRGIRPEDRERVFDEFFRAEEQRAQKSGLGLGLNIVKRLADLLELPVRLRSEVGRGSIFSVTVPLGNIWHSEANEVEISETVAGEFVGTPVILVEDDDILRQTMTQLLQRWGIDVHAAADEAEAMRLIESGVSPRLIVADYNLKTRMGIDVVDRLRKAIGAEIPAMIVTADAEPRVIESIRNAGLPVLVKPVSPPRLRVLMHNLLFEPSLVNVAGPTAAENRRAFRDQE from the coding sequence ATGCCATCGGCCGTTTCAGCGCGGGGGAGTCCGCCTGAGGTGACGGATGTGCCCGGCTCCGCCAAGGGGGAGCGCCTCGACGAGATTTTTGCCGGACTGGACGTTGCCCCGCTCGGCATCCTGATCTGGTCCTCGGATCGGCGGTTGCTCTATGCAAATGACCGCTTCCGGCGTAGCTGCGATCTTCCGGTCGAGATCGGCATGCGCTTCGAGGCGTTCATCGCCACGATGGCGCATTCGGGCGAATGCGTCCTGCCAACCGAGGCGGATATGTGGGAGCGCGGGCAGAGCGCGGCATTCGGTTCGGAAAGCAGCGAGGACTATCTTTTCGCCACGGGCGTCGTGCTGAACGTCACCCAGGCGCCGACGGCCTCCGGCGGCATGACGATGTCCTTTGCGGACGTCACCGCCGTCAAGAGCAACGAGCGGGCGCTGCAATTCGCCAAGGAGACCGCGGAGGCGACGGACGAAGCCAAATCGCGGTTCCTTCGGGCGGCAAACCACGATCTGCGCCAGCCGCTCGCGTCTTTGAAGATCCTCATCTACAATTGCATTCGCGAGGAGGATCCCGAGCATCGCTCCGATATGCTGCATGCCATGGGGATTGCCACATCCATCATGGAGGACCTGCTCGGTGCGCTTCTCCAGATCGGGCAGCTCGATGCCGGGCGCGTTCAGCCTCGGATAACCTCGTTCCAATTGTCGCAATTGTTCGAGCGGCTCGATGTCCAGTTTCGTCATCAGGCAAGAGAGAAGGGGCTTCGCCTCGTTTTCGTCCCGCCCCGCGCCACGATCTCGACCGACCGTGCCCTCCTCGAACGTATCCTGAGCAATTTCGTCGCCAATGCCGTCCGCTTTACCGGCATCGGCGGTATCGTCGTGGGCTGCCGGCGCGAAGCGAACGGCCTGCGGATCGAGGTGGCGGATACGGGACGCGGCATCCGCCCGGAAGATCGCGAGCGCGTATTCGACGAGTTCTTCCGAGCCGAGGAGCAGCGCGCGCAGAAAAGCGGCCTGGGCCTCGGTCTCAACATCGTCAAGCGCCTGGCCGACCTCCTCGAATTGCCGGTCCGCCTGCGCTCGGAAGTTGGACGGGGGTCGATCTTCTCCGTCACGGTGCCTCTGGGAAACATCTGGCACAGCGAAGCGAACGAAGTGGAGATCAGCGAGACCGTCGCGGGCGAGTTCGTCGGCACGCCGGTCATTCTGGTCGAGGACGACGATATTCTGCGGCAGACCATGACGCAGTTGCTGCAGCGCTGGGGCATCGACGTGCATGCGGCGGCAGACGAGGCCGAGGCGATGCGGCTGATCGAGAGCGGTGTCTCGCCGCGTCTGATCGTGGCCGACTACAATCTCAAGACCCGTATGGGCATCGACGTGGTCGATCGGTTGAGGAAGGCGATCGGTGCCGAGATCCCCGCGATGATCGTCACCGCCGACGCCGAGCCCCGCGTCATCGAAAGCATTCGCAACGCCGGCTTGCCCGTCCTGGTCAAGCCGGTCAGCCCGCCGCGATTGCGTGTGCTGATGCACAATTTGCTGTTCGAGCCTTCCCTCGTGAATGTCGCCGGACCAACAGCCGCCGAGAACAGGAGAGCGTTCCGTGACCAAGAGTAG
- a CDS encoding ABC transporter substrate-binding protein — protein sequence MTKSSEPVPIGSMVPLTGPSAADGAEFRKGMILAAEELNARGGLLGRPVQPIFVDTCRQTAEEVVGAARWLIEKHKVHAIVNGYNIGPQNSEYEPIADAGIIYVHANTLLQHHDTVMSDPDRYFGCFMADPADYWYGPGFIKFISWLRDSGQWTPQSNRIAIISGSKPYSIVIANAMANAAADFGWQVAFGPKIVQTPTHHWREVLDEVRSTNPAVLANTHFYAVDLAHFQRQFMANPMDCIVYLQYGAMHRTFNDIAQEASVGVIVSSVIGLLRDEMGKRFEARYNARFGEGSTATIGCQSYSNMHHYAVAAAMAGGSGPPGDFEQNRKVAFALKGMIYRSVHGTIRYHPDWQAVVPYPVVTHDPSLGMPHIFYQIQDFRKSLSMIAPEPYNTERFIYPPWMSGRAAAAKPMTTAHNPRGLIGL from the coding sequence GTGACCAAGAGTAGCGAACCCGTGCCCATCGGCAGCATGGTGCCGCTCACCGGGCCTTCAGCCGCGGATGGCGCGGAGTTCCGCAAGGGCATGATCCTCGCCGCCGAGGAACTCAACGCCCGCGGAGGCCTGCTCGGCCGGCCGGTTCAGCCGATTTTCGTCGATACCTGTCGCCAGACGGCGGAAGAGGTCGTCGGCGCCGCACGATGGCTGATCGAGAAGCACAAGGTCCATGCGATTGTCAACGGTTACAATATCGGTCCTCAGAACTCCGAGTATGAACCGATTGCCGATGCCGGGATCATCTATGTCCACGCCAATACCCTGCTTCAGCACCATGATACGGTCATGAGCGATCCCGATCGCTACTTCGGCTGCTTCATGGCGGATCCGGCCGATTACTGGTACGGGCCCGGCTTCATAAAGTTCATCTCGTGGCTGCGCGACTCCGGCCAGTGGACGCCGCAGTCCAACCGGATCGCCATCATCTCCGGCTCGAAGCCCTATAGTATCGTCATCGCCAACGCGATGGCGAATGCGGCGGCCGATTTCGGCTGGCAGGTGGCCTTCGGGCCGAAGATCGTGCAGACGCCGACACATCACTGGCGCGAAGTGCTCGATGAAGTCCGCTCCACCAATCCCGCGGTGCTCGCCAACACGCATTTCTACGCGGTCGACCTCGCGCATTTCCAGCGGCAATTCATGGCGAACCCCATGGATTGCATCGTCTACCTGCAATATGGCGCGATGCACCGCACCTTCAACGATATCGCCCAGGAGGCGAGCGTCGGCGTCATCGTCTCCTCGGTCATCGGTCTTCTGCGCGACGAGATGGGCAAGCGCTTCGAGGCGCGCTACAACGCCCGCTTCGGCGAGGGGTCGACCGCGACGATCGGCTGCCAGTCCTACAGCAACATGCATCATTACGCCGTGGCGGCGGCGATGGCGGGGGGCTCGGGCCCGCCGGGCGATTTCGAGCAGAACCGCAAGGTCGCCTTCGCCCTGAAGGGCATGATCTACCGCAGCGTGCACGGCACCATTCGCTACCATCCCGACTGGCAGGCCGTCGTTCCCTATCCTGTGGTGACGCATGATCCTTCGCTCGGGATGCCGCACATCTTCTACCAGATCCAGGATTTCCGTAAGTCGCTCTCCATGATCGCACCGGAGCCCTACAATACCGAGCGTTTCATCTATCCACCCTGGATGAGCGGCCGGGCGGCGGCGGCGAAGCCGATGACCACCGCCCACAATCCGCGCGGTCTCATCGGTCTTTGA
- a CDS encoding LuxR C-terminal-related transcriptional regulator, whose product MTAARPSIAILSERIPQLTIVLASRVRPSLHTGRLRVSGEMIEVRVEEKLKIDLNTVKTRSKSIFSKLGVRSRTQAAIKSLDDDRQMN is encoded by the coding sequence GTGACGGCGGCGAGACCATCAATCGCCATCCTTTCAGAGCGCATCCCCCAGCTGACGATCGTCTTGGCCAGCCGTGTCCGGCCCTCCCTTCATACCGGCAGGCTGCGCGTCAGCGGCGAGATGATCGAAGTTCGCGTCGAGGAAAAGCTCAAAATCGATCTGAATACCGTGAAAACCCGCTCGAAGAGCATTTTCTCCAAGCTGGGCGTCAGGAGCCGAACACAAGCGGCCATCAAGTCCCTGGATGACGACAGGCAGATGAACTGA
- a CDS encoding LacI family DNA-binding transcriptional regulator, which yields MTDRKKPTLRDIADAAGVSPATVSLVLNGKGEISGTTRARVLETMGRLKYRPRTRKDRPESSASLRFLKISKHGRTVNRDHSHFISDYIDGMSVEAGRRGYALEVVSHEEQSIDAIVASLAGTSARGLIALGTELSEADVGTLQGAGIPAVFIDTFYDVVDATFVNMNNEDAVFQVLSHFKSRKFRRIGFVASHVDTTNFRLRREAFFKNMDRLHLAVRDADVVSVESTLEGAYADAMTWLQGQPDLAECYFCTNDIMAYGFIKALREHAVRIPEDVAIIGFDNLPMSATLDPPLTTIDVSKRMIGYLAVAMLDDIINASEAQPAVKILVGARLIVRASDRARTPPKPVKSRGAIRKAPSRSTAP from the coding sequence ATGACAGATAGAAAAAAGCCGACCCTGCGCGACATCGCCGACGCTGCCGGCGTGTCCCCCGCCACCGTATCCCTCGTGCTGAACGGCAAGGGCGAAATTTCCGGCACGACGCGTGCCCGCGTTCTGGAGACGATGGGCCGCCTCAAATACCGCCCGCGGACCCGGAAGGATAGGCCCGAGTCGAGCGCCTCCCTCCGTTTCCTGAAGATCTCGAAGCATGGCCGTACGGTCAATCGCGACCATAGCCATTTCATCTCGGACTATATCGACGGCATGTCGGTCGAGGCGGGACGACGCGGCTATGCATTGGAGGTGGTGAGCCACGAGGAGCAATCGATCGACGCCATCGTCGCTTCGTTGGCGGGAACGTCCGCACGGGGCCTCATCGCGCTTGGAACGGAGCTCTCGGAGGCGGATGTCGGAACCCTTCAAGGCGCCGGGATACCGGCCGTGTTCATCGACACCTTCTACGACGTGGTCGACGCGACCTTCGTCAACATGAACAACGAGGATGCGGTATTCCAGGTCCTGTCCCACTTCAAGAGTCGGAAATTTCGCCGCATCGGCTTCGTCGCCAGCCATGTCGACACCACCAATTTCCGCCTGCGCCGGGAGGCTTTCTTCAAGAACATGGATCGCCTCCATCTGGCCGTGCGGGACGCCGACGTCGTCTCGGTCGAGTCGACCCTGGAAGGGGCCTACGCCGATGCGATGACATGGCTTCAAGGCCAGCCCGATCTCGCCGAGTGCTATTTCTGCACGAATGATATCATGGCCTATGGATTCATTAAGGCGCTGCGGGAACACGCCGTCCGCATCCCCGAGGACGTCGCGATCATCGGCTTCGACAACCTGCCGATGAGTGCGACGCTCGATCCTCCCCTGACGACGATCGACGTGTCGAAGCGGATGATCGGCTATCTGGCCGTGGCGATGCTGGACGACATCATCAATGCCTCCGAAGCCCAGCCCGCCGTCAAGATTCTGGTCGGAGCCCGCCTCATCGTGAGAGCGAGCGACCGCGCCAGGACGCCGCCCAAGCCCGTCAAGTCGCGGGGTGCCATCCGCAAGGCCCCGAGCCGTTCCACCGCGCCATAG
- a CDS encoding dihydroxyacetone kinase subunit DhaK — translation MKKFLNEAVDFVDEMLDGIYLAHPQLTFVNDDKRCMVVARRRSGKVGIATGGGSGHLPLFLGYVGEGMLDGAAVGGVFQSPSAEQMNEVTKAIDQGAGVLYVYGNYSGDLINFDMAAELSDLDGIAVRQVVGNDDVASSVVGEEHKRRGVAGIVFVFKAAGAAAAEGLPLDEVTRIADKARARTRTMGVALSSCVVPEIGHATFSIGEDEMEIGMGIHGEPGISRQPLAKADKVVDEMMGRIFAEQPLGQGDEVAVLVNGLGGTAKEELYILFRRVSQLLTERGARVKHVWIGEYATSMEMAGASISILHLDEELDRLIGAPADTPFFSHRNA, via the coding sequence ATGAAGAAGTTCTTGAACGAAGCGGTCGACTTTGTTGATGAGATGCTGGACGGCATCTATCTCGCGCATCCGCAACTGACCTTCGTGAACGACGACAAACGCTGCATGGTGGTCGCCCGCCGCAGGAGCGGCAAGGTGGGCATCGCGACGGGCGGCGGTTCCGGCCATCTTCCTTTGTTCCTCGGCTATGTGGGTGAGGGAATGCTCGATGGCGCAGCGGTGGGAGGCGTGTTCCAGTCGCCCAGCGCCGAGCAGATGAACGAGGTCACCAAGGCGATCGACCAGGGGGCGGGCGTCCTCTACGTCTACGGCAATTACAGCGGCGATCTCATCAACTTCGACATGGCGGCCGAATTGTCCGATCTGGACGGCATCGCCGTCAGGCAGGTTGTCGGCAATGACGACGTCGCCTCCTCGGTGGTCGGCGAAGAGCACAAGCGGCGCGGCGTGGCCGGCATCGTCTTTGTCTTCAAGGCCGCGGGCGCCGCGGCGGCGGAGGGGCTGCCGCTCGACGAGGTGACCCGCATTGCCGACAAGGCGCGGGCCAGGACCAGAACCATGGGCGTGGCACTCAGCTCCTGCGTCGTTCCCGAGATCGGCCACGCCACCTTCAGCATCGGCGAGGACGAGATGGAAATCGGCATGGGCATTCATGGCGAACCCGGCATCAGCCGTCAGCCTCTGGCAAAGGCCGACAAGGTCGTCGACGAGATGATGGGCCGCATTTTCGCCGAGCAGCCGCTCGGTCAGGGCGACGAGGTCGCCGTGCTGGTCAACGGTCTCGGCGGGACCGCCAAGGAGGAGCTCTACATCCTGTTCCGGCGCGTGTCGCAGTTGCTGACGGAGCGCGGCGCCAGGGTCAAGCATGTCTGGATCGGCGAATACGCAACATCCATGGAGATGGCAGGGGCGTCCATCTCGATCCTGCATCTCGATGAGGAACTCGACCGCCTGATCGGGGCCCCGGCCGACACGCCCTTCTTCAGCCACCGCAATGCTTGA
- a CDS encoding dihydroxyacetone kinase family protein, with the protein MDAMSSSDLGALFGAWRTTFAEQRDYLISLDGKVGDSDLGITMAKAFAAAADAVAAVTAIAPISKILITAGAAMAKAAPSTMGTLTATGFMRGGKALEGAGALGVREAALFWRAYGNGIAERGKAKVGDKTILDVIDPIARTLEGTAEAGGRLANALAAAAVAAEEALESTKSMLAQHGKAAAFQEKSVGHQDAGATVGVLMIQTMRDFAISRSDAVRSQADDQAAFGSETSGGSLS; encoded by the coding sequence ATGGACGCGATGTCGTCATCCGATCTCGGCGCGCTGTTCGGAGCGTGGCGCACGACATTCGCCGAGCAGCGGGATTACTTGATCTCGCTCGACGGCAAGGTCGGCGACAGCGACCTCGGCATCACCATGGCGAAGGCGTTCGCCGCCGCTGCCGACGCTGTCGCCGCGGTGACGGCGATCGCGCCGATCAGCAAGATTCTCATCACGGCCGGGGCCGCCATGGCCAAGGCGGCGCCTTCCACGATGGGCACGCTTACGGCGACCGGCTTCATGCGGGGCGGCAAGGCGCTGGAGGGTGCCGGCGCCCTGGGTGTGAGGGAGGCGGCCCTGTTCTGGCGGGCCTATGGCAACGGGATCGCGGAACGGGGCAAGGCGAAGGTGGGAGACAAGACCATCCTGGATGTAATCGACCCCATTGCCAGGACGCTCGAAGGCACGGCCGAGGCCGGCGGCAGGCTGGCAAACGCGCTCGCGGCCGCCGCGGTCGCGGCGGAGGAGGCGCTCGAGAGCACCAAATCCATGCTTGCACAGCACGGCAAGGCCGCCGCCTTTCAGGAGAAGTCCGTCGGACACCAGGACGCGGGCGCCACCGTCGGTGTCCTGATGATCCAGACCATGCGCGACTTTGCCATCTCGCGATCCGACGCCGTCAGATCGCAAGCGGACGATCAAGCAGCGTTCGGGTCCGAGACCTCGGGAGGTTCTCTCTCGTAA
- a CDS encoding sugar ABC transporter substrate-binding protein yields MKSSTCLKAIAGAAIVTGALCTAQFADVSTAAAADDAVLQAARSMTPPDYAGPTTPAKAPKDIKIAVVTCLSVLHGCVSPADGIQHAGEKLGWTVKVYDGGGTPNKQNAAILDAISSGANVIATIAIDPNLIQLALSEAKKAGIPVIAGSNGIDTPNPVKSPANGGLGFAFDVSPDYGTLGVHAAQWMIADSNDKANIALFSDKEFPSIMAQEVGILQGLADCKTCTVSKPIYFTATQIASQLGQMTVDYVRSHPDVDYIYGAFDPPVAAQVAALMQAGMTNKVKIVGALGNQQNLNFIRAGRLQVADMAYDNEYMGWAMVDQTIRLLNKQPLIEPHGENLPFVILDKTNLPPAGADWQAKTGYQEKFLALWK; encoded by the coding sequence TTGAAATCATCAACATGTCTGAAGGCGATCGCCGGCGCGGCGATCGTCACGGGCGCGCTCTGCACGGCGCAGTTCGCCGACGTCTCGACAGCGGCGGCGGCGGACGACGCCGTTCTCCAGGCGGCACGCAGCATGACGCCGCCCGACTATGCCGGTCCGACGACTCCCGCCAAGGCGCCCAAGGATATCAAGATCGCCGTTGTGACCTGCCTGTCCGTGCTCCACGGCTGCGTGTCCCCGGCCGACGGCATTCAGCACGCCGGCGAGAAGCTCGGCTGGACGGTCAAGGTCTATGACGGCGGTGGAACGCCCAACAAGCAGAACGCCGCGATCCTGGATGCGATCTCGTCCGGCGCCAACGTGATCGCGACCATCGCCATCGACCCCAATCTGATCCAATTGGCGCTGAGCGAAGCCAAGAAGGCCGGCATTCCCGTGATCGCCGGCTCGAACGGCATCGACACCCCCAACCCGGTCAAATCACCGGCGAATGGCGGCCTGGGTTTCGCCTTCGACGTGTCGCCGGACTACGGCACCCTCGGTGTCCACGCTGCCCAATGGATGATCGCGGACTCGAACGACAAGGCGAACATCGCCCTGTTCTCCGACAAGGAATTCCCCTCGATCATGGCGCAGGAGGTGGGCATCCTCCAGGGCCTCGCCGATTGCAAGACCTGCACGGTCTCCAAGCCGATCTACTTCACCGCCACGCAGATTGCGAGCCAGCTCGGCCAGATGACCGTGGACTATGTGCGAAGCCACCCGGATGTCGATTACATCTATGGCGCTTTCGATCCGCCGGTCGCCGCGCAGGTTGCCGCCTTGATGCAGGCCGGCATGACCAACAAGGTGAAGATCGTCGGTGCGCTCGGCAATCAGCAGAATCTGAACTTCATCCGGGCCGGCCGCCTGCAGGTCGCCGACATGGCCTATGACAACGAATATATGGGATGGGCGATGGTGGACCAGACCATCCGGCTGTTGAACAAGCAGCCCCTGATCGAGCCGCATGGCGAGAACCTGCCCTTCGTCATTCTCGACAAGACGAACCTTCCGCCGGCGGGTGCAGACTGGCAGGCCAAGACGGGTTACCAAGAGAAGTTTCTCGCACTCTGGAAGTAG